In Perca fluviatilis chromosome 14, GENO_Pfluv_1.0, whole genome shotgun sequence, a genomic segment contains:
- the si:cabz01074946.1 gene encoding uncharacterized protein si:cabz01074946.1, whose translation MKLQILLTLLIQVAVIESLREVSGYLGDTVTLSSGADPSWNLSSIEWSVFPNNTWIATYRNGNKNIERVDRYKGRLSLNTSSGDLMIHNLNKEDAMEYTVDLINTQRQNKGTKTKLTVIQRLNKPIIETVSCASVKGGSWLWLRCSSKDTGVSLLWQHTLPSVTLFKMTSPDGNSADLLGFLNTTQNLVEFTCTSSRNMEKESSVVTPKCGDDKPPSPSLSPALSPPRERNVLVFFVGFLVGALLVVIIFVFKEQIKAAWGHLQGKLFPSK comes from the exons ATGAAACTTCAAATCCTCCTAACCCTATTAATCCAAG tggCAGTAATTGAATCCCTCAGGGAGGTCTCTGGGTACCTTGGGGATACTGTCACCTTGTCCTCAGGTGCCGACCCATCATGGAATCTTTCCTCAATAGAATGGTCAGTATTCCCAAACAACACCTGGATTGCCACCTACCGCAATgggaacaaaaacattgaacgGGTTGATCGGTATAAAGGTCGACTCAGTCTCAACACCTCCTCAG gtGACTTGATGATCCATAATTTGAACAAAGAGGATGCCATGGAATATACTGTAGACCTCATCAATACTCAGAGACAGAACAAGGGAACCAAAACTAAGCTCACAGTGATAC AACGCCTCAACAAACCGATCATCGAGACTGTCTCCTGTGCATCTGTAAAAGGAGGCTCTTGGTTGTGGCTGCGTTGTTCCTCAAAGGATACAGGCGTTAGCTTGTTGTGGCAGCATACATTGCCCAGTGTTACGCTCTTCAAAATGACAAGTCCTGATGGCAACTCTGCCGATCTTTTAGGATTTCTGAACACCACACAGAACCTTGTCGAATTCACCTGCACCTCCAGCAGGAATATGGAGAAGGAGTCAAGTGTCGTCACTCCAAAGTGTGGTG ATGACAAGCCTCCGTCTCCGTCTCTGTCTCCGGCTCTGTCTCCGCCCAGAGAAAGaaatgttcttgttttttttgtgggatTCCTCGTGGGAGCTTTACTTGTAGTAATTATATTCGTTTTCAAAG AACAAATCAAAGCTGCATGGGGACACCTTCAAG GAAAACTGTTTCCATCAAAATAA
- the LOC120573581 gene encoding vang-like protein 2 — protein MDNESTYSGYSYKSSHSRSSRKHRDRRDRHRSKSRDSTIRGDKSVTIQAPGEPLLDAESTRGDDRDDNWGETTTVVTGTSVDSVSNEDLTRMTKDLEDSSPLECRRYLSPALGAVLGLFALITPLAFLALPQLLWRDELAPCGTPCEGLYISLAFKLLILLISTWTLFLRPPRATLPRFFIFRSLLLALVFLFVASYWLFYGVRVLEPRETDYRGIVGYAASLVDALLFIQYLALVLLEVRHLQPAFCLKVVRTTDGHSRFYNVGHLSIQRAAVWVLDQYYSDFPVYNPALLNLPKSILSKKMSAFKVYNLGEENSTNNSTGQSRTMIAAAARRRDNSHTEYYYEEAEVERRVRKRKARLVVAVEEAFTHIKRHQDEEATASSPKHPREVMDPREAAQAIFAPMARAMQKYLRATRQQSYHSMESIINHLQFCITHNMTPQAFLERYLSPGPTLQYLDTSRGRQWTLVSEEPVTSALHQGQVFSLRRLDFSLVVTVTPLPFLRLGEEFIDPKRHKFVMKLQSETSV, from the exons ATGGACAACGAGTCGACGTACTCGGGCTACTCCTACAAGTCGTCCCACTCGCGAAGCTCCCGCAAACACAG GGACAGGAGGGACCGGCATCGCTCGAAGAGTCGCGACAGCACCATCCGCGGAGACAAATCAGTGACCATCCAGGCTCCTGGAGAGCCGCTGCTGGACGCAGAGTCCACCAGAGGAGACGACAGG GATGACAACTGGGGCGAGACCACCACGGTGGTCACTGGCACCTCCGTGGACAGCGTCTCCAACGAGGACCTGACACGCATGACGAAGGACCTTGAGGATTCTTCGCCGCTGGAGTGCCGGCGTTACCTCAGCCCAGCGTTGGGCGCCGTCCTGGGGCTCTTTGCTCTCATCACTCCTCTGGCCTTCTTGGCCCTCCCACAGCTCCTTTGGCGGGATGAACTGGCACCTTGCGGCACACCATGTGAGGGCCTTTACATTTCTCTGGCCTTCAAGCTCCTGATCCTCCTCATCTCCACCTGGACGCTGTTCCTGCGCccgcccagagccactctgccACGCTTCTTCATCTTCCGCTCTCTGCTGCTGGCATTGGTCTTCCTCTTCGTGGCGTCCTACTGGCTCTTTTACGGGGTGCGGGTGCTGGAGCCCAGAGAGACGGACTACAGGGGGATTGTGGGATATGCAGCGTCTCTGGTGGACGCACTGCTGTTCATTCAGTACCTGGCCCTGGTGCTGCTGGAGGTCCGACATCTGCAGCCCGCTTTCTGTCTAAAGGTTGTGAGGACTACAGACGGACATAGTCGCTTCTACAACGTGGGACATCTCAG TATTCAGAGGGCAGCAGTGTGGGTTCTGGACCAGTACTACAGTGACTTCCCAGTCTATAACCCTGCCCTACTCAACCTGCCCAAGTCCATCCTCTCCAAGAAGATGTCTGCTTTCAAGGTTTACAACTTGGGGGAAG AGAACAGCACCAATAACTCCACAGGTCAGTCCAGAACTATGATCGCAGCCGCTGCTCGGAGAAGAGACAATTCCCACACCGAGTACTACTACGAGGAGGCAGAAGTGGAGCGCAGGGTCCGCAAACGAAAGGCCAG ACTGGTGGTGGCAGTAGAAGAAGCCTTCACCCACATCAAGCGTCACCAGGACGAAGAGGCGACCGCATCCTCCCCCAAACACCCGCGGGAGGTGATGGACCCCAGGGAGGCGGCCCAGGCCATATTCGCCCCCATGGCGCGGGCCATGCAGAAGTACCTCCGCGCCACCAGGCAGCAGTCCTACCACAGCATGGAGAGCATCATCAACCACCTGCAGTTctgcatcacacacaacatgacTCCCCAG gctTTCCTCGAGCGTTACCTGAGCCCAGGCCCCACCCTCCAGTACCTGGACACCAGCAGGGGGCGCCAGTGGACACTAGTGAGTGAGGAGCCGGTGACTTCTGCTCTCCATCAAGGCCAAGTCTTCTCCCTGAGACGCCTCGACTTCTCCCTGGTCGTCACGGTGACGCCCCTCCCCTTCCTGCGTTTGGGCGAAGAGTTCATCGACCCCAAAAGGCACAAGTTTGTCATGAAGCTCCAGTCAGAGACGTCCGTGTAG
- the LOC120572482 gene encoding uncharacterized protein LOC120572482 — MAGGCLSCFFKYITVLLLGVCLQDVKASSCQRVIHKKVGDTVEFSSCLPTEGVTTARWKYKGSIIADKDNVSGEHQFKGRLDLNPTNFSLTLRRLTLKDSGNFSFLSEGVGDSQRGTVFVTLKVHEPITVRIVSNSTWHTLNGSCTVLLECQATSDINNSDITYTWAVRNQTIVGPGLEYTIKPQDEDTKFSCTISNVVSKMSATETVKCSPQASGQNSIILLSVTGVGCVLIIVIVGVTVCVCHRKQRQEVADSNDLTVYADISEVAIEDGTMKPCTLYETIDHRINTVTPGPQTVYDKIQVSRMRKASVSPYQEIS; from the exons ATGTGAAGGCTTCCAGTTGTCAACGTGTCATCCATAAAAAAGTTGGAGACACCGTAGAGTTTTCATCATGCTTACCAACTGAAGGGGTTACAACGGCAAGATGGAAATATAAAGGATCAATAATAGCAGACAAAGATAATGTCTCTGGAGAACATCAGTTCAAGGGCAGATTAGACCTAAACCCCacaaactttagtttaacacTGAGAAGACTGACTCTCAAAGACTCTGGTAATTTCAGTTTTCTCTCAGAGGGTGTGGGTGACAGCCAAAGGGGAACAGTCTTTGTCACTCTGAAAGTTCATG AGCCCATAACTGTCAGAATTGTTTCAAATTCTACGTGGCACACCTTAAACGGATCCTGTACAGTTTTGCTGGAGTGCCAGGCAACCTCTGACATCAACAACAGTGACATCACCTACACATGGGCCGTGAGGAATCAAACCATAGTAGGCCCCGGACTGGAATACACAATCAAACCTCAGGACGAAGACACAAAATTCTCCTGCACGATTTCCAATGTTGTCAGCAAGATGTCGGCAACCGAAACAGTGAAGTGTAGCCCACAAGCATCAG GCCAAAACTCGATCATTCTCCTGAGTGTGACAGGAGTCGGCTGTGTGTTGATTATCGTGATAGTTGgagtaactgtgtgtgtttgtcaccgcaaacaaagacaagaag TTGCTGACTCAAATGACCTCACCGTGTACGCTGATATCTCTGAAGTAGCGATTGAGGAT GGGACCATGAAGCCATGCACACTGTATGAAACCATTGATCACAGAATCAACACAGTCACACCAGGG CCCCAGACGGTGTACGACAAGATCCAGGTTAGTCGGATGAGGAAAGCTTCGGTGTCGCCCTACCAAGAAATTTCCTAG